Proteins encoded together in one Sceloporus undulatus isolate JIND9_A2432 ecotype Alabama chromosome 4, SceUnd_v1.1, whole genome shotgun sequence window:
- the LOC121928148 gene encoding uncharacterized protein LOC121928148 isoform X2 produces MSRRGNNWSYTEVIDLLDIWGEQKIQQLLQSSYRNMDTFQVIASEMAKRGHERTAQECRTKTKTMRRDYKKAKDSFCSGGEYISCPFYEQLDRIFAETDLLGPMPPIFPNTSLAKDTRMDVTLGPSPILLHNYVTFPSEERLSRVRKRQRKTRNDAVLELSRIADRRVHIVTDRILSSLNRYATADLQDRERDRADTAQIIAIMQRQTELLESLVQMQSPEPTSVSPAASWSARPHSAASPPSRPGVSRRTLVSRVNHRRRPQKYSS; encoded by the exons ATGAGCCGCCGTGGCAATAACTGGTCCTACACTGAGGTCATTGACCTCTTGGATATATGGGGAGAGCAGAAGATCCAGCAGCTGCTTCAAAGCAGCTATAGAAATATGGACACATTCCAGGTTATTGCAAGTGAAATGGCAAAGCGAGGACATGAACGTACTGCCCAGGAGTGTCGAACCAAGACGAAAACCATGCGAAGAGATTACAAGAAAGCCAAGGACAGCTTCTGCTCAGGGGGAGAATATATTTCTTGCCCTTTCTACGAGCAGCTCGATAGAATATTCGCTG AAACTGATCTTCTGGGTCCCATGCCACCTATATTCCCCAACACCTCATTAGCCAAAGACACAAGGATGG ATGTTACCCTAGGACCATCACCAATTCTGCTACACAACTATGTGACTTTTCCCTCCGAAGAACGCCTGTCCAGAGTCCGAAAACGACAGAGGAAAACCAGGAATGATGCAGTCTTGGAACTGTCACGAATAGCAGACCGGAGAGTTCACATAGTGACTGACAGGATCCTGTCATCTCTGAACAGGTATGCTACAGCAGACCTGCAAGACCGGGAAAGAGATAGGGCAGACACTGCACAAATCATTGCCATCATGCAACGACAGACGGAGCTACTGGAATCACTGGTGCAGATGCAGTCTCCTGAGCCGACTTCTGTATCCCCTGCTGCTTCCTGGTCTGCTCGTCCGCATTCGGCAGCTTCTCCTCCCTCCCGCCCAGGTGTCTCACGGCGGACATTAGTCTCTAGGGTGAATCACAGGAGGAGGCCACAGAAGTATAGCTCTTAA
- the LOC121928148 gene encoding uncharacterized protein LOC121928148 isoform X1, with protein sequence MSRRGNNWSYTEVIDLLDIWGEQKIQQLLQSSYRNMDTFQVIASEMAKRGHERTAQECRTKTKTMRRDYKKAKDSFCSGGEYISCPFYEQLDRIFAGESSFQLPKKLQNISLPEESSGDTNSPCPTAEGTAAVTTEDYNDSQDQFSPCPQMSVELSDSATPSPMFYVSRTTSGKPANMAWPAPKTDLLGPMPPIFPNTSLAKDTRMDVTLGPSPILLHNYVTFPSEERLSRVRKRQRKTRNDAVLELSRIADRRVHIVTDRILSSLNRYATADLQDRERDRADTAQIIAIMQRQTELLESLVQMQSPEPTSVSPAASWSARPHSAASPPSRPGVSRRTLVSRVNHRRRPQKYSS encoded by the exons ATGAGCCGCCGTGGCAATAACTGGTCCTACACTGAGGTCATTGACCTCTTGGATATATGGGGAGAGCAGAAGATCCAGCAGCTGCTTCAAAGCAGCTATAGAAATATGGACACATTCCAGGTTATTGCAAGTGAAATGGCAAAGCGAGGACATGAACGTACTGCCCAGGAGTGTCGAACCAAGACGAAAACCATGCGAAGAGATTACAAGAAAGCCAAGGACAGCTTCTGCTCAGGGGGAGAATATATTTCTTGCCCTTTCTACGAGCAGCTCGATAGAATATTCGCTGGTGAGTCTAGTTTTCAGCTGCCTAAGAAATTACAAAATATCTCTCTGCCAGAAGAGTCTTCAGGCGATACCAATTCCCCATGTCCTACAGCAGAGGGAACAGCAGCTGTCACAACCGAGGACTATAATGACAGCCAAGATCAGTTTTCTCCATGCCCACAGATGTCAGTTGAGCTCTCTGATTCTGCCACACCCAGTCCCATGTTCTACGTGTCAAGGACAACATCTGGGAAGCCTGCAAACATGGCTTGGCCAGCACCAA AAACTGATCTTCTGGGTCCCATGCCACCTATATTCCCCAACACCTCATTAGCCAAAGACACAAGGATGG ATGTTACCCTAGGACCATCACCAATTCTGCTACACAACTATGTGACTTTTCCCTCCGAAGAACGCCTGTCCAGAGTCCGAAAACGACAGAGGAAAACCAGGAATGATGCAGTCTTGGAACTGTCACGAATAGCAGACCGGAGAGTTCACATAGTGACTGACAGGATCCTGTCATCTCTGAACAGGTATGCTACAGCAGACCTGCAAGACCGGGAAAGAGATAGGGCAGACACTGCACAAATCATTGCCATCATGCAACGACAGACGGAGCTACTGGAATCACTGGTGCAGATGCAGTCTCCTGAGCCGACTTCTGTATCCCCTGCTGCTTCCTGGTCTGCTCGTCCGCATTCGGCAGCTTCTCCTCCCTCCCGCCCAGGTGTCTCACGGCGGACATTAGTCTCTAGGGTGAATCACAGGAGGAGGCCACAGAAGTATAGCTCTTAA